The following are encoded together in the Enterobacteriaceae endosymbiont of Plateumaris sericea genome:
- the hslU gene encoding HslU--HslV peptidase ATPase subunit, translated as MSEMTPREIVDELDKFIIGQDSAKKAVAIALRNRWRRMQLNENLRQEVTPKNILMIGPTGVGKTEIARRLAKLANAPFIKVEATKFTEVGYVGKEVDSIIRDLTDSAIKMIRVQEFKKNCYRAKEMAEERILNTLMPDSKINWNKEENNNILFNRQQLRKKLRNGELNNQEIEINLSATPMGIEIMAPPGMEEMTNQLQSLFQNFSGSKQKKRKLTIKNAVRLLIEEEANKLVNNEEIKHRAIEAVEQHGIVFLDEIDKICRRSNNTSSDISREGVQRDLLPLVEGCTVSTKHGMVKTDHILFIASGSFQTSKPSDLIPELQGRLPIRVELKALTTHDFERILTEPNASITVQYKALLATEKVNIIFTKDGIQRIAESAWKVNETTENIGARRLHTVLEHLMSDISFDATEYNNKSITIDKYYVSKHLDTLILNEDISRYIL; from the coding sequence ATGTCTGAAATGACTCCACGTGAAATTGTTGATGAATTAGATAAATTCATTATAGGTCAAGATAGTGCAAAAAAAGCAGTGGCTATTGCATTAAGAAATCGTTGGCGTCGAATGCAACTTAATGAAAATTTAAGACAAGAAGTCACACCTAAAAATATTTTAATGATAGGACCAACTGGTGTTGGAAAAACAGAGATTGCTCGCCGTTTAGCAAAATTAGCAAATGCACCTTTTATAAAGGTTGAAGCAACTAAATTTACTGAAGTAGGTTATGTTGGTAAAGAAGTAGATTCTATAATTCGGGATTTAACAGATTCTGCCATTAAAATGATTCGTGTACAAGAATTTAAAAAAAATTGTTATAGAGCAAAAGAAATGGCTGAAGAACGTATTCTTAATACACTTATGCCTGATTCTAAAATTAATTGGAATAAAGAAGAAAATAATAATATATTGTTTAATAGACAACAATTACGAAAAAAATTAAGAAATGGTGAATTAAATAATCAAGAAATTGAAATTAATTTATCTGCTACTCCTATGGGAATTGAAATAATGGCTCCTCCTGGAATGGAAGAAATGACTAATCAATTACAATCATTATTTCAAAATTTTAGTGGTAGTAAACAAAAAAAACGTAAATTAACGATTAAAAATGCTGTTAGATTATTAATAGAAGAAGAAGCAAATAAGTTAGTTAATAATGAAGAAATAAAACATAGAGCAATAGAAGCAGTAGAACAACATGGAATTGTTTTTTTAGATGAAATAGATAAAATTTGTAGAAGAAGTAATAATACATCTTCTGATATTTCAAGAGAAGGTGTACAACGTGATTTATTGCCTTTAGTTGAAGGATGTACAGTATCAACAAAACATGGAATGGTAAAAACAGATCATATATTATTTATTGCTTCAGGATCTTTTCAAACATCAAAACCTTCAGATTTAATTCCTGAATTACAAGGTAGATTACCTATAAGAGTAGAATTAAAAGCATTAACTACTCATGATTTTGAAAGAATTTTAACAGAACCAAATGCATCTATAACAGTTCAATATAAGGCTTTATTAGCTACTGAAAAAGTAAATATTATCTTTACTAAAGATGGTATTCAAAGAATAGCTGAATCAGCTTGGAAAGTTAATGAAACAACAGAAAATATAGGAGCACGAAGACTACATACTGTTTTAGAACATTTAATGTCTGATATTTCTTTTGATGCTACTGAATATAATAATAAATCAATTACTATTGATAAATATTATGTTAGTAAACATCTTGATACATTAATTTTAAATGAAGATATTAGTAGATATATATTATAA
- the hisIE gene encoding bifunctional phosphoribosyl-AMP cyclohydrolase/phosphoribosyl-ATP diphosphatase HisIE, translating to MKIDINTLNQLNWKKTHGLIPTIIQHKISGQVLMHGFLNKESLKKTLELKKVTFFSRVKKCLWTKGETTGNFLFVKNIITDCDKDSLLILVNPIGKTCHLNIDSCFKNKIIPKYTFLYFLENLLEKRKNINFNNSYTYNLYKSGTKRISQKVGEEAIETILAANNDNYQEIIDETSDLIYHLLVLLKNKNINFSDILKNLQKRNKNKY from the coding sequence ATGAAAATTGATATAAATACATTAAATCAATTAAATTGGAAAAAAACACATGGATTAATACCAACTATTATTCAACATAAAATTTCTGGTCAAGTATTAATGCATGGATTTTTAAATAAAGAATCTTTGAAAAAAACATTAGAACTTAAAAAAGTAACTTTTTTTTCTCGTGTAAAAAAATGTTTATGGACAAAAGGAGAAACAACTGGTAATTTTCTTTTTGTTAAAAATATTATTACTGATTGTGATAAAGATAGTTTACTTATTTTAGTAAATCCTATAGGTAAAACATGTCATTTAAACATTGATAGTTGTTTTAAAAATAAAATCATACCTAAATATACTTTTTTATATTTTTTAGAAAATTTATTAGAAAAACGTAAAAATATTAATTTTAATAATTCTTATACTTATAATTTATATAAAAGTGGCACAAAAAGAATATCTCAAAAAGTTGGTGAAGAAGCGATAGAAACTATATTAGCAGCTAATAATGATAATTATCAAGAAATTATTGATGAAACATCTGATTTAATATATCATTTATTAGTTTTATTAAAAAATAAAAATATTAATTTTAGTGATATTCTTAAAAATTTACAAAAAAGAAATAAAAATAAATATTAA
- the hisF gene encoding imidazole glycerol phosphate synthase subunit HisF has product MLAKRIIPCLDVCNGKVVKGVQFKNHKVIGDILTLAKKYSQDGADELVFYDITASINNKLIDKKWILKIAKIINIPFCVAGGIKSIDDASKILFLGAEKISINSPALDNPNLITQLSKYFGKQCIVIGIDSWYDINKKKYYVYKYTGDQNYIKITNWETSAWIKTVQELGAGEIVLNMMNQDGILNGYDLIQLKKMRKICKIPLIASGGAGCENHFYEVFHKDINVDGALAASVFHKNIINIKKLKKILFKKNIEIRI; this is encoded by the coding sequence ATGTTGGCAAAAAGAATTATTCCATGTTTAGATGTTTGTAATGGTAAAGTTGTAAAAGGAGTACAATTTAAAAATCATAAAGTAATTGGTGATATTTTAACTTTAGCTAAAAAATATTCACAAGATGGTGCAGATGAATTAGTATTCTATGATATTACAGCTTCTATTAATAATAAATTAATTGATAAAAAATGGATATTAAAAATTGCAAAAATTATTAATATACCTTTTTGTGTTGCTGGAGGAATTAAATCAATAGATGATGCATCAAAAATATTATTTTTAGGAGCTGAAAAAATATCTATTAATTCTCCAGCATTAGATAACCCAAATTTAATTACTCAATTATCTAAATATTTTGGTAAACAATGTATAGTTATAGGAATTGATTCTTGGTATGATATAAATAAAAAAAAATATTATGTTTATAAATATACAGGAGATCAAAATTATATTAAAATCACTAACTGGGAAACATCTGCATGGATTAAAACAGTACAAGAATTAGGAGCTGGTGAAATTGTATTAAATATGATGAATCAAGATGGTATACTTAATGGTTATGATTTAATTCAATTAAAAAAAATGAGAAAAATTTGTAAAATACCTTTAATTGCTTCAGGAGGGGCTGGATGTGAAAATCATTTTTATGAAGTTTTTCATAAAGATATTAATGTTGATGGAGCATTAGCAGCATCTGTTTTTCATAAAAATATAATTAATATTAAAAAATTAAAAAAAATATTATTCAAAAAAAATATAGAGATTAGAATATGA
- the hisA gene encoding 1-(5-phosphoribosyl)-5-[(5-phosphoribosylamino)methylideneamino]imidazole-4-carboxamide isomerase — protein sequence MIIPAIDLIQGKVVRLFQGKFDLKYKYSFNPLFYIKNYINNGAKKIHIVDLDGAKNPKKKQIKLLKLILSHIKIPLQIGGGIRNQEDIDFIFNLTPISQIVIGSSAIQNFKIVEKWFKIYNPNKIILALDIKIDINKQKILFINGWQNNSNVNLEFIIEKFINIGLKNVLCTDISRDGTLSGPNIDLYTDITRKYPEICFQASGGIHSLNDIHNLKNSGVKNIIIGKAFLENKFTFQEANVCWQKELFHV from the coding sequence ATGATAATTCCAGCAATAGATTTAATACAAGGAAAAGTTGTAAGATTATTCCAGGGAAAATTTGATTTAAAATATAAATATTCTTTTAATCCCTTATTTTATATAAAAAATTATATTAATAATGGAGCAAAAAAAATACATATAGTCGATTTAGATGGAGCTAAAAATCCTAAAAAAAAACAAATTAAATTATTAAAACTTATTTTATCTCATATTAAAATACCATTACAAATAGGAGGAGGTATTAGAAATCAAGAAGATATTGATTTTATATTTAATTTAACTCCTATATCTCAAATTGTTATAGGATCTTCTGCTATTCAAAATTTTAAAATAGTAGAAAAATGGTTTAAAATATATAACCCTAATAAAATTATTTTAGCTCTAGATATAAAAATTGATATTAATAAACAAAAAATATTATTTATTAATGGATGGCAAAATAATAGTAATGTAAATTTAGAATTTATAATAGAAAAATTTATTAATATTGGATTAAAAAATGTATTATGTACTGATATATCTAGAGATGGAACATTATCTGGACCTAATATAGATTTATATACTGATATAACTAGAAAATATCCTGAAATATGTTTTCAAGCATCAGGTGGTATTCATTCTTTAAATGATATACATAATTTAAAAAATAGTGGTGTGAAAAATATTATTATAGGTAAAGCATTTTTAGAAAATAAATTTACTTTTCAAGAGGCTAATGTATGTTGGCAAAAAGAATTATTCCATGTTTAG
- the hisH gene encoding imidazole glycerol phosphate synthase subunit HisH: MNIIIINTSCGNFFSLKSTIKKIGFYAKITNNPDLILNADKIFLPGVGSVYSAMTKLKHDNLLNIIKFCKKDILGICLGMQLLGKYSQENKGVYTLGIFDIKVNLIKNKYLPIPHMGWNTVNYIDNQPLFKNIKQNSYFYFAHSYAMNINNYTVAYSNYVQLFSSVIQKKNFFGVQFHPERSGINGIQLIKNFLEM, from the coding sequence ATGAATATAATAATTATTAATACATCTTGTGGAAATTTTTTTTCTTTAAAATCTACTATTAAAAAAATTGGATTTTATGCAAAAATTACTAATAATCCAGATCTAATTTTAAATGCTGATAAAATTTTTTTACCAGGAGTAGGTTCAGTATACTCAGCAATGACAAAATTAAAACATGATAATTTATTAAATATTATTAAATTTTGTAAAAAAGATATATTAGGTATTTGTTTAGGAATGCAATTATTAGGAAAATATAGTCAAGAAAATAAAGGAGTTTATACTCTAGGTATATTTGATATTAAAGTAAATTTAATTAAAAATAAATATTTACCTATACCTCATATGGGATGGAATACAGTAAATTATATTGATAATCAACCACTTTTTAAAAATATTAAACAAAATTCTTATTTTTATTTCGCCCATAGTTATGCTATGAATATTAATAATTATACAGTTGCTTATAGCAATTATGTTCAATTATTTAGTTCTGTTATACAAAAAAAAAATTTTTTTGGAGTGCAATTTCATCCAGAGCGTTCTGGAATAAATGGTATTCAATTAATTAAAAACTTTTTAGAAATGTAA
- the hisB gene encoding bifunctional histidinol-phosphatase/imidazoleglycerol-phosphate dehydratase HisB — MLNKVLFIDRDGTLISEPKDNYQIDHFNKLVFEPNVILTLSQLKKFFYSLVIITNQDGLGTKNFPKKNFDMIHNFMINIFKSQGIEFNDVFICPHYLQDNCICRKPKTTMLKSYLNNTLDKKNSYVIGDRTTDMELSKNIGIKGILYNKNTCNWKNILLKLTKNNRYAIIRKTTKETSVLVELWLDKKGKSIINTGINFFNHMLEQIAIHGNFILNINVKGDLHIDDHHTIEDTALTLGLALSKALDDKKGISRFGFLLPMDDSLAECAIDLSGRPYLQYNATFNNKKVGDFSTEMVKHFFYSLSHSMLCNIYLKVKGDNDHHKIESLFKAFGKSLNQAINIVNNKIPSSKGIF, encoded by the coding sequence ATGCTTAATAAAGTACTTTTTATTGATCGAGATGGAACGTTAATTTCAGAACCTAAAGATAACTATCAAATTGATCATTTTAATAAATTAGTTTTTGAACCAAATGTTATTTTAACATTATCACAATTAAAAAAATTTTTTTATTCTTTAGTAATAATTACTAATCAAGATGGATTAGGAACAAAAAATTTTCCTAAAAAAAATTTTGATATGATTCATAATTTTATGATTAATATTTTTAAATCACAAGGTATAGAATTTAATGATGTTTTTATATGTCCACATTATCTTCAAGATAATTGTATATGTAGAAAACCAAAAACAACTATGTTAAAATCATATTTAAATAATACTTTAGATAAAAAAAATAGTTATGTAATAGGTGATCGTACAACTGACATGGAATTATCTAAAAATATAGGAATTAAAGGTATTTTATATAATAAAAATACATGTAATTGGAAAAATATTTTATTAAAGTTAACAAAAAATAATAGATATGCAATAATAAGAAAAACTACAAAAGAAACTTCAGTTTTAGTTGAATTATGGTTAGATAAAAAAGGTAAAAGTATTATTAATACCGGAATTAATTTTTTTAACCATATGTTAGAACAAATAGCTATACATGGAAACTTTATTTTAAATATTAATGTAAAAGGAGATTTACATATTGATGATCATCATACTATAGAAGATACTGCATTAACGTTAGGATTAGCTTTATCAAAAGCTCTAGATGATAAAAAAGGAATAAGTAGATTTGGTTTTTTATTACCTATGGATGATTCATTAGCTGAATGTGCTATTGATCTTTCTGGTAGACCTTATTTACAATATAATGCAACATTTAATAATAAAAAAGTTGGTGATTTTAGTACTGAAATGGTTAAACATTTTTTTTATTCTTTATCACATTCTATGTTATGTAATATATATTTAAAAGTTAAAGGAGATAATGATCATCATAAAATTGAAAGTTTATTTAAAGCTTTTGGTAAATCATTAAATCAAGCAATTAATATTGTTAACAATAAAATTCCTAGTTCTAAAGGAATATTTTAA
- a CDS encoding aminotransferase class I/II-fold pyridoxal phosphate-dependent enzyme, which translates to ILGIKYNAIKSLENWQLDLYTIKKTLNNVKIIYICNPNNPTGNLINQNDIIELLEITQGKSIVVIDEAYIEFCINYTIVHLIEKYSNLVILRTLSKAFSLAGLRCGFVLANQEIINLLLKVIAPYPIPEPVSDIAIQALNRKNLILMHNNVNKLINNKKKLIENLKKCHVVKNIFPSKTNYVLTKFFNSNHIFKALSKKGIIVRNQDHNIGLSNCLRISVGTNYETTRLISILQELSSY; encoded by the coding sequence AATTTTAGGTATAAAATATAATGCTATTAAAAGTTTGGAAAATTGGCAATTAGATTTATATACAATTAAAAAAACATTAAATAATGTTAAAATTATTTATATATGTAATCCTAATAATCCTACTGGAAATTTAATTAATCAAAATGATATAATTGAATTATTAGAAATTACACAAGGAAAATCTATTGTTGTTATTGATGAAGCATATATAGAATTTTGTATAAATTATACAATAGTACATTTAATAGAAAAATATTCTAATTTAGTTATATTAAGAACTTTATCTAAAGCTTTTTCTTTAGCTGGATTACGTTGTGGATTTGTTTTAGCTAATCAAGAAATTATTAATTTATTATTAAAAGTTATTGCACCTTATCCTATTCCAGAACCTGTATCAGATATAGCAATACAAGCATTAAATCGTAAAAATTTAATTTTAATGCATAATAATGTTAATAAATTAATTAATAATAAAAAAAAGTTAATAGAAAATTTAAAAAAATGTCATGTTGTAAAAAATATATTTCCTAGTAAAACTAATTATGTTTTAACTAAATTTTTTAATTCTAATCATATTTTTAAAGCATTATCAAAAAAAGGAATAATAGTAAGAAATCAAGATCATAATATAGGATTATCTAATTGTTTAAGAATTTCTGTAGGAACTAATTATGAAACAACAAGATTAATTTCTATTTTACAAGAATTATCTTCTTATTAA
- the hisD gene encoding histidinol dehydrogenase — protein sequence MNFFKNIIYWDLCNKNQQKKILTRPVIFLDKNVKKDVENIIKKVKQEGDSALEYYNLLFDKIKVHTLEIPVEKINNAKLNIKKDIKNAIDNAFYNIHKFHSYQIFTTKKIETTSGVYCQEIYRPINSIGLYVPGGTAPLFSTVLMLGIPAQLALCKNIIMCSPAPISNEILYTADLCKIKKIFQIGGAQAIAAMAFGTNSVPKVNKIFGPGNSFVTEAKKQVSNQKENTENTSIDMPAGPSELMIIADKSAYSNFIIADLISQAEHGVDSQVILLTPEEKIAKEVINGINNQIINLPRKNIIKKSLSNSYIIITKNINQCIEISNEYSPEHLMIQCHEYEKILPNIINAGSIFLGNWAPESVGDYASGTNHVLPTYGHALTYSSLGVSDFQKRMTVQELTPQGLLNISNTVEIMSKTEKLIGHKNAVTLRSEFIKKKYCLEQNNNKYKNNINKIARKNIINLIPYQSARLLDNSRFDHILLNANESPITPILKLIKNTFNRYPEPQPKRLIKNYSNYCGVNIDNILVSRGADEGIELLIRTFCNYENDKILFFPPTYGMYKINAKILGIKYNAIKSLENWQLDLYTIKKTLD from the coding sequence ATGAATTTTTTTAAAAATATCATTTATTGGGATTTATGTAATAAAAATCAACAAAAAAAGATATTAACTAGACCAGTAATTTTTTTAGATAAAAATGTAAAAAAAGATGTAGAAAATATTATAAAAAAAGTAAAACAGGAAGGTGATAGTGCTTTAGAATATTATAATTTATTATTTGATAAAATTAAAGTCCATACATTAGAAATTCCTGTTGAAAAAATTAATAATGCTAAATTAAATATAAAAAAAGATATTAAAAATGCAATTGATAATGCTTTTTATAATATACATAAATTTCATTCATATCAAATATTTACAACTAAAAAAATAGAAACTACATCTGGAGTATACTGTCAGGAAATTTATCGTCCTATTAATTCTATAGGATTATATGTTCCTGGAGGAACAGCTCCTTTATTTTCTACAGTATTAATGTTAGGAATTCCTGCACAATTAGCATTATGTAAAAATATTATAATGTGCTCTCCAGCACCTATATCTAATGAAATATTATATACTGCTGATTTATGTAAAATTAAAAAAATTTTTCAAATTGGAGGTGCTCAAGCTATTGCAGCTATGGCTTTTGGAACAAATTCCGTACCAAAAGTAAATAAAATTTTTGGTCCAGGAAATTCATTTGTTACTGAAGCTAAAAAACAAGTTAGTAATCAAAAAGAAAATACTGAAAATACATCTATAGATATGCCAGCTGGTCCATCAGAATTAATGATAATTGCTGATAAATCTGCTTATTCTAATTTTATTATAGCTGATTTAATTTCTCAAGCAGAACATGGAGTTGATTCTCAAGTTATTTTACTTACTCCAGAAGAAAAAATAGCTAAAGAAGTAATTAATGGAATTAATAATCAAATTATAAATTTACCTAGAAAAAATATAATAAAAAAATCTCTTAGTAATAGTTATATTATAATTACAAAAAATATTAATCAATGTATAGAGATATCTAATGAATATTCACCTGAACATTTAATGATTCAATGTCATGAATATGAAAAAATATTACCCAATATTATAAATGCTGGATCAATATTTTTAGGTAATTGGGCTCCAGAATCAGTTGGAGATTATGCATCAGGAACCAATCATGTATTGCCAACATATGGACATGCTTTAACTTATTCTAGTTTAGGAGTTTCTGATTTTCAGAAACGCATGACTGTTCAAGAATTAACTCCACAAGGGTTATTAAATATATCTAATACTGTTGAAATTATGTCAAAAACAGAAAAATTAATAGGTCATAAAAATGCAGTTACTTTAAGAAGTGAATTTATTAAAAAAAAATATTGTTTAGAACAAAATAATAATAAATATAAAAATAATATAAATAAAATAGCTAGAAAAAATATTATTAATTTAATACCTTATCAATCAGCAAGATTATTAGATAATAGTAGATTTGATCATATTTTATTAAATGCTAATGAATCACCAATTACACCTATTTTAAAACTTATTAAAAATACATTTAATAGATATCCAGAACCTCAACCAAAAAGATTAATTAAAAATTATAGTAATTATTGTGGTGTTAATATTGATAATATATTAGTAAGTCGTGGTGCAGATGAAGGAATAGAATTATTAATTCGTACATTTTGTAATTATGAAAATGATAAAATATTATTTTTTCCTCCTACATATGGTATGTATAAAATTAATGCAAAAATTTTAGGTATAAAATATAATGCTATTAAAAGTTTGGAAAATTGGCAATTAGATTTATATACAATTAAAAAAACATTAGAT
- the hisG gene encoding ATP phosphoribosyltransferase, with translation MLDNNRLRIAMQKSGRLSDDSRELLKKCGIKVNLQQQRLIAFAENMPIDILMVRDDDIPGLIMERVVDLGIIGENVLEEEVLTRYSKGDNAYYLTLRRLDFGICRLSIAIPIDENYTGIKYLQNTRIATSYPNLLKRYLDNYNIKFKSCMLNGSVELAPRVGLADSICDLVSTGATLEANGLKEVEIIYASKACLIQRYGNIINIKQKLINKLLSRIQGVIKARESKYIMLHAPNKKLKEIIALLPGAEHPTILPLAGENNKVAMHMVSSETLFWETMEKLKLLGASSILVLPIEKMME, from the coding sequence ATGTTAGATAACAATCGGTTACGCATAGCTATGCAAAAATCTGGTCGTTTAAGTGATGATTCTCGTGAATTATTAAAAAAATGTGGTATTAAAGTTAATTTACAACAACAACGGTTAATAGCTTTTGCAGAAAATATGCCGATTGATATCTTAATGGTACGTGATGATGATATACCAGGGTTAATAATGGAAAGAGTTGTAGATTTAGGAATTATCGGAGAAAATGTTTTAGAAGAAGAAGTTTTAACTCGTTATTCTAAAGGAGATAATGCTTATTATTTAACATTACGTAGATTAGATTTTGGCATTTGTAGATTATCAATTGCAATACCTATTGATGAAAATTATACAGGTATTAAATATTTACAAAATACACGTATTGCTACATCATATCCAAATTTATTGAAAAGATATCTTGATAATTATAATATAAAATTTAAATCTTGTATGTTAAATGGTTCAGTAGAATTAGCTCCGAGAGTAGGTTTAGCAGATTCTATATGTGATTTAGTTTCTACTGGTGCTACTTTAGAAGCAAATGGTTTAAAAGAGGTAGAAATAATATATGCTTCTAAAGCCTGCCTTATACAACGTTATGGAAATATAATAAATATTAAACAAAAATTAATTAATAAATTATTATCTCGTATTCAAGGAGTAATTAAAGCTAGAGAATCAAAATATATTATGCTACATGCACCTAATAAAAAATTAAAAGAAATAATTGCTTTATTACCAGGAGCAGAACATCCAACAATATTACCTTTAGCTGGAGAAAATAATAAAGTTGCTATGCATATGGTAAGTAGTGAAACGTTATTTTGGGAAACTATGGAAAAATTGAAATTACTTGGTGCTAGCTCAATTTTAGTTTTACCTATTGAAAAAATGATGGAGTAA
- the rnhA gene encoding ribonuclease HI, whose protein sequence is MYKNIKIFTDGSCLYNPGPGGYAAIIKYYSHEKIFTQGFFFTTNNRMELMASIIALESLKEYFNINIITDSKYLKKGITTWIHKWKKYGWMCSNKKPVKNIDLWKRLDLALINHDIHWYWIKGHTGNIENEKCDQLARFSAKNPNYQDIGYINIIKKEKNSFKK, encoded by the coding sequence ATGTACAAAAATATAAAAATTTTTACTGATGGTTCTTGTCTTTATAATCCAGGACCTGGAGGATATGCTGCTATAATAAAGTATTATTCCCATGAAAAAATTTTTACGCAAGGTTTTTTTTTTACTACAAATAATAGAATGGAATTAATGGCTTCCATTATAGCATTAGAATCTTTAAAAGAATATTTTAATATAAATATTATTACTGATAGTAAATACTTAAAAAAAGGTATAACTACTTGGATACATAAATGGAAAAAATATGGATGGATGTGTTCTAATAAAAAACCGGTAAAAAATATTGATTTATGGAAAAGATTAGATTTAGCATTAATTAATCATGATATTCATTGGTATTGGATTAAAGGACATACTGGAAACATTGAAAATGAAAAATGTGACCAATTAGCTCGTTTTTCTGCTAAAAATCCTAATTATCAAGATATTGGATATATTAATATAATAAAAAAAGAAAAAAATTCTTTTAAAAAATAG
- the dnaQ gene encoding DNA polymerase III subunit epsilon — translation MNKLNFRQIVLDTETTGINSSPPYYKGHRIIEIGGVEIINRRVTGNNFHVYINPKKTISLEALNIHGITNKFLCDKPTFSQIINDFLNYINNSELIIHNAQFDIDFINYELSLLKKNIPNIEKNCSIIDTLKISRKLFPGKRNSLNSLCSRFNIDKSNRTMHGALLDAKLLANVFLSMTSIQNSFILEFSKKNMVDKNDILKKKIIKKKLLVLYPSKEEYESHYLKLDIIKKKCGFHLWN, via the coding sequence ATGAATAAATTAAATTTTCGTCAAATAGTTTTAGATACAGAAACAACAGGAATAAATTCTTCTCCTCCTTATTATAAAGGACATCGTATTATAGAAATAGGTGGAGTAGAAATAATAAATCGTCGTGTTACAGGAAATAATTTCCATGTATATATTAATCCTAAAAAAACAATAAGTTTAGAAGCATTAAATATTCATGGTATTACTAATAAATTTTTATGTGATAAACCTACATTTAGTCAAATTATAAATGATTTTTTAAATTATATAAATAATTCTGAATTAATTATTCATAATGCTCAATTTGATATTGATTTTATCAATTATGAATTATCTCTATTAAAAAAAAATATACCTAACATTGAAAAAAATTGTTCTATAATAGATACATTAAAAATATCTCGTAAATTATTTCCAGGAAAACGTAATTCTTTAAATTCATTATGTTCACGTTTTAATATTGATAAAAGTAATCGTACTATGCATGGAGCTTTATTAGATGCCAAACTTTTAGCTAATGTTTTTTTATCTATGACTAGTATTCAAAATTCATTTATATTAGAATTTTCAAAAAAGAATATGGTAGATAAAAATGATATTTTAAAAAAAAAAATAATAAAGAAAAAATTATTAGTATTATATCCTTCTAAAGAAGAATATGAATCACATTATTTAAAATTAGATATTATTAAAAAAAAATGTGGTTTTCATTTATGGAATTAA